One region of Chanodichthys erythropterus isolate Z2021 chromosome 24, ASM2448905v1, whole genome shotgun sequence genomic DNA includes:
- the LOC137015329 gene encoding histone H4: protein MSGRGKGGKGLGKGGAKRHRKVLRDNIQGITKPAIRRLARRGGVKRISGLIYEETRGVLKVFLENVIRDAVTYTEHAKRKTVTAMDVVYALKRQGRTLYGFGG, encoded by the coding sequence ATGTCTGGAAGAGGCAAAGGCGGTAAAGGGCTCGGAAAAGGAGGCGCCAAGCGTCACCGTAAAGTTCTGCGCGATAACATCCAGGGAATCACCAAACCCGCCATCCGTCGTCTCGCTCGCCGTGGCGGTGTCAAGCGCATCTCCGGTCTGATCTACGAGGAGACCCGCGGAGTGTTGAAGGTGTTTCTGGAGAACGTCATCCGCGATGCCGTCACCTACACCGAGCACGCCAAGAGAAAGACCGTGACCGCCATGGATGTTGTGTACGCGCTGAAGCGACAGGGACGCACTCTGTACGGCTTCGGAGGATAA